The Methanofastidiosum sp. genomic sequence AATAAACCCATAAGGACTGAAGATCTACTTGAAGCTATTAACAAGGCGCTTGAAAAGAGAAAGTCAAAGAACATTGAAGAGGAGTTCACAAATGAAGATGCTTACTCAATGATCTCAGAGTTTGAGAATAATCTAAGGGAGTTCATTTTGGAAGCATTGAAAAGAAAATACGGCCCTTCATGGTGGGATAGAGGTATTCCAAATTTCATTAAGTCAATCTGCCTTAAGAGACAAAATGATGCAATAGTCAGAAAAAGAGAGGTATATCCCCCTCTTTTTTATACAGACTTTTCACATTACCTCCCAATAATACTTTTTAAAAACAATGAAAAGGAGATAGACAACTGGAAGGACGTCTTTGAATACTATTTTGTAAGCATCGGCTGGATAAAAGGGAGATTAATTGAGCTGACAGAGATTAGAAACGAGATTGTCCACCCAAAGAAGATAACAAAGAGGCAGTTTAAGAAGATGAAGCTCTACATCGATGAGATCAATGAGTATATGGACAGACCTCACGATTAAATCCTTTTATTTCATAAAGCCTTCTTCTCATTTCCCTTATTCTTTCACTTGATGAGCTGTACATTTTCTGGCATTTTTTACAGATGCACTCTTCTTTTTGAGGGCATGTAATATATTCCGCAGAATCTTTTGATAAGCCAAAATCTTCTAATTTCTTTTTTAGAGAAATATCATTTCCATTGAATGCATCTTCAAAATTTACTATGTTCCTCTTTGATGATGGTAACAAAAATTTATTCTTCGTTGATGATCTCTCCTGAAGCCTATTTAAGAGAATGTCTTCGGGATTATCCGCTTTTCTGAAAGGTATTCCAAGTTCAGTTAAAGCAATTATCCTCTCTTCATAAGGATCAAGGGGTTTGTCCTCTAATAACTTGGATGCGATGGTGCCCTCAACTTTTTTTAAGGGTAGCTCTACTTTTCCAATATTTAAGTAGCATGACAGTGCTGACCTAATCGCATAGTTTGATAGGTAAGTCAAGAAAATACCATTATCATTTAATCTATCTACCATAATCTTAACAAACTCTATTGTGAAAAGCTCTGGTGAAGCTTCTGCCTTATAGGGGTCAAAGAATATAACATCGAAAGTCTCTCTCATCCCTAAAAGCACCGTTTCTGCATCCCCAATGTGGAGATTTATATCTGGATCATTTTCATATGCAAGATTATTAATTAATCCCATTTGAGAGAGCCTGTATTCTATCGATCCTTTTATCCGCTCAAATGATGGTGTCAAAAAAGAATAATTTTCGGGGAGAGGTATTATCAAAGGTATAGCAGATATCTCCCAGTACTTTTCCGCCATATCTATCTTTAACTTAGGGTTGTGATATAGTGCATAGAGAGCATTATATCCGAATCCACTGCAAATATCAAGAAGTCTTTCTCTTTCAGATATTTTTGAAGGAATAGAGTAAGCATAAAGCCTTTCTTTGAGTGCCCCTATGTATGAATGCATGGTGTCTTGAAACTTGAGGGATAGGGCGCCATCATCAGTAGTTATAAACTCATCTTTTATACTGAGAAAGAAATTCCTCCTTGATTCAATAACTTCCTTCTTTGTCAGGCTCTTTTTGTTTTCTCCCTCAAAATAATCCCTAATTACTGAAAGGTCCATTTCTTAATCCCTCTCAAAATGACTAAATATGCTCCTTATGGAACTAAGCCCTTCGTTTGACTCTAAAACGCCAGCCCTAACTTCTCTCAATACCCTGTGGGCGGTGAAAAACTTTTTTGATGGATGTAATCTATGAACTTCCTTTAGCAAAGGGCATCCAAACCCAGGGGACTCATATCCTGGGATCCTGTTGGACAGGTACTTCATGTCTTTTTTCTTCAAGGCCAAAAGTGAAGGTAAATTTATCCTTATCATCCCATCTCTAATCAAAATTGTCTGGGATCCTGTTGGTAGTAAATCTCCGAAGGCGATTGCAGATATGCCCCTCTCCTTTGTAGCCTTTATTATAACATCTTCCATGTGCTTGTGGCACCTGCCACACGGATGGTACCTCCCTTCAAGGGCGCCTTTTATAATCTCGGAGATGTCACCTTCTATGTACTCATGAGGCACGGAAAGATGTGCAACAACATTTTGGATTATAGACCTTGTCCTTTTTGGAACAATCATGTCGGAGGGGTAGTAAGTAAGAGCAACTACCTTAAATCCCATCTCGTTAAGTAGATACATTGTAGCCGTGCTATCTGACCCACCAGAATAAGAGACGGCTACTGTTATCTCCCTATCAATAGTTTTTCTTTTGCCATGTATGTAGTCCCTAAAGAACTCAAGTATATCCTTATTCTCCCCTGTTGCTTTCTTTAGTAGCTTTTCTATAGTATTTAGAGATTCTAAGCGCTTAAGTTCACTTACAATCTCTTCAGTGCTTTCAATAACTGTGACGGGTTTTCCAATCTCTTCGCTTAACTTCCCCGCTACCCATCCACCAGGCCCAATGAGCATAGATTTGTCTGACCTGTGGTAGCCACAAATGATAAGGACCTCATCATCCCTGACCCATTTTATCCTTGGACCAGAGGAGACATCCTGCCCTATCTCTTCTCTTATCCTCTTTACCCTCTCTTTTACCTCTTCAATATCCATTATACGAATAACAAAAGGTTTATATTAAATCATTTCCGTATACGAATCATGATAAATGACGAGTTAGATATTCATCCTGAAGCTTTTGTCCATGAAAAGGCATTTATCAATGGCAAGGTAAAGATAGGAAAAAACTCTAGCGTCTGGCCATTTGCCGCTTTAAGAGGCGACATCGATAGAATTGAATTAGGAGAGGGCAGTAATGTCCAGGACAATGCTGTAGTTCACACTGACAATGGAAAGCCAGCGATTATCGGAAATAACGTTGTCATCGGCCACTGTGCAGTTGTGCATGGTGCATTTATTGGAAATAACGTCTTGATAGGCATAAACGCGACAGTCCTAAGTGGCGCAAGAGTTGGAAACAACTGCATAATCGGTGCTGGGGCAGTTGTAAATGAGAACATGGAAATACCTGACAACTCAATTGCCGTAGGTGTTCCTGCAATGGTGATTAAGAGAGCTGATGAGAATACTGTCGAGAGGATAAAGAAAAATGCCGAGTCATATGTTGAGTTATCAAAAAAATACAAAAAATGATTAGATTATTATGTTCTTTTCATCACTATCCAAAAACATTCCCCATTTTATCCTTGGGCCAGCCTACCGTATCTATGAAAAAAATCTCATAAGCGAGATAAAGGAAGAAAGGGTTCCAAGCCATGTAGGCCTAATAATGGATGGCAATAGGAGATTTGCCGCTTCAAAAGGTCTCCCTTCATACTTTGGGCATGAGATGGGTATGAAAAAGGCGGAGGAGCTTTTGGACTGGGCAAATGAGATTGGAATTAAGGTAGTAACATTATACGCTTTTTCAACAGAGAATTTCAAGAGGGATAGTGAAGAGGTCAAATACATAATGGATATGCTTGAGAGGAAGTTCAGAGAGGCTGCCACGAATAAAAAAATAATTGATAACAGAGTAAGGGTAAAGGCGATAGGGAATATTTCACTCCTCCCTGAAAATGTGAAAGAGGCAATAAATGAAGGGGAGGCGGCAACTGAAAAGTATGATAACATGACGCTGAACATCTGTGTAGCCTATGGAGGCAGGATGGAGATTATAGAGGCTATAAAGAGAATACTTGATAGTTGTAATGGCGGCGGAGTTGATCCCGAAGAGATAGACGCAAAACTATTGAGTGAAAACCTCTTTACAAAGGGGCTACCTGACCCAGACATAATCATTAGGACGGGCGGAGAGGTAAGACTCAGTAATTTTCTTTTATTCCAATCTGCTTATGCTGAATTATTCTTTTTGAACGTTTATTTTCCCCTTATAAGGAAAATCGATTTTTTAAGGGTCATAAGGGATTTTCAACGAAGGAACAGAAGATTCGGAAGGTAATTGGATAAATTTAAAAACTCCGGATGCATTTATTGTTTTGTTATATTTGTTACAACTGTAGGTGTTATAATGGTAGAAAGATTTAGGTCAATTACAAGTGTGGGAAGAGGATTTAGCCGATACATGGGATCAATATCCCGCAAAAAAAGAAAGGCCGATAGGATGATAGGCCTTCTTATTGATGGCCCCAATATTTTAAGAAAAGAGTTTGATATTAATCTAGAAGATATTAAAAAGATCCTAGAAGATATGGGAGACATTAGGATAGGAAAGGTTCTATTGAATCAGTTTGCTCCTCACGGCCTTATTGAGGCAATTGCAAATCAGGGTTTTGATGCTATTGTTGTTACAGGAGATATTGATGTTAGGATGGGTGTTGAAGCAATGGAAATTATCTACAATGAAAACATCAACACCGTTGCAATAGCTACAAGGGATGCAGACTTTGTCCCTATACTTGCAAAGGCCAAAGAGCACGGTAAGGAAACAATAGTCATAGGAGCAGAACCAGGTTTTTCTATAGCCCTTCAAAACACTTCAGACTTCGTTATCAAGATGGGAAAGATCCCTCCTGAAGCAGTCGAAGAAGAAGAGGAGCTTATGATTGAAGGAGAAGAACTAGAGGACTCCTATTAATTTTTTATTTCTTAGTAAGTTTTATAAGTTTCGAGCGCTTTAATAATAGAGTGGATACAAGCGATGAATCTAGCGTTCTAACAAGGACAGAGATGCAGATAATAAGGTCTCTGAAGCTTTCTTTTAGAACATATGATGACCTGGAGAAGGAAGGGGTCGGTGACTCTAAGACATTGAACTCGGCGATAAATGCACTTTTATCAAAAAGGTTGATGTCTCAGATGATCAAAGAAAATGATCTTGGCTATTCCACAGAATATTTCTTAACGCCAAAAGGAATTGAAATGTCAAAGATTTTGGCCCTCATGAGAGTCTATAAATTTCCTGACGAGGGTATGACAAGACTTAAACTTAAAATATTAGAGTTCTTAGACGAAGAGAAAAAGCTTGAAAAGATAACTGAGTTCCTCGAGATAGAGGAGGCAGAGGTCAAGAGAAACTTAAGAGTGCTTGTCAACACGAACCTTGTCAAAAAGGAAGAGGACATCTATTCTATAACTTATCCTGGCGGTAAGTTCTTGAGTTTATTCTTGAAGTAAGGCGATTTTATGGATATCCTTTATCTTGAGTGGAGCAAGGTAGACGAAGCTATATGGACCATGTGTGACCTCATAAAAAAAGACTATGATTTTGACGTCATTGTCGGTATTTCAAGGGGCGGACTAATACCTGCAGTAAGGATCTCCCATATCTTTGACAATAAACGTCTTTTGTTGATGGAAGCTAAGTATTACAAGGACATAGGAGTTAGAGATGAAAAGCCCCAGATTACTTTAACTTTGAAAAAAGAGGATGTCCTTGGAAAAAAGATCCTCCTTGTGGACGATGTCGCGGATACAGGTGTGACGCTCGTTGCCGTCAAGGAGTATATAGAGGGGCTCTCCCCAAAGGAAGTTAGGGTTGCAGTAGTTGCCTCAAAGCCAATATCAATTGTGAAGCCAGATTATACAGTTTTTAACACAGACAAATGGATAATATTCCCATGGGAGAAGATGCCTGTGGAGAAGAGGAAATGAGAAGTTTTATCTCGATGGATATTACCTCAAAAGAGTTATTGGATAAAATAAAGTCTTTTCAAACAAATTTAAAAAATTCGGCGTGTCCGATGAAGGTAGTCGAGAGGGAAAATCTTCACCTGACATTAAAGTTTTTAGGAGAGATTGGTGAATCATCTTACAAGAGAATAGTTGAGTCGCTTTCTCCGTCACTGTCTGAGTTTTCTTCATTTGAAGTCAATTTAAAGGGAACTGGATTTTTCCCAAGTATCTCTGATCTAAGGGTCATATGGATAGGTATGGACGCCCCAGAGATAGTCTATATCCAGAAAGATATTGACGAAACTCTGAAAACAATGGGATTTAAAGAGGATAGGAAGTTTGTGCCTCACCTCACAGTTTCACGAGTTAAAAGCTCTCTAAATAAAAAATCACTTTTGAATGTCCTTGATGAGTATAAGGATTACGAGTTTGGGAGTCAACAAATAACAAGTATAAACTTCAAAAAAAGCACACTTACACCGCAGGGGCCCATATACGAAACTTTAAAAGAATTTAAGCTAAAGAGTGTATAATGTTTTCTGATATTAAGGCACATGTTCTAAAAGAAATAGTTCCAAGTGATATAGAAAGGAAGGAAGTAACCTCACTTGCCACTAGGATAGTAGAACATCTGACTCAAAAAATATCAAGAGAAAAGATAAATGCGAGAGTTGAGGTAGTAGGCTCAATTGCAAAGGACACCTGGATATCTAAAGACAGGGACCTCGATATTTTTATCGTTTTTGACAAATCTATTCCTTTAGAAGAGCTAAAAAAGATGGGTTTAATCCTCGGGAAAATTGAGCTAGAAGGATTCACTTCTGAAACGGCCTACGCAAACCACCCTTACACAATAAACAGGTTCAAAGAGTTTAAGATTGATGTTGTCCCATGCTATGACTCTATTGAAATAATCACAGCTGTTGACAGGACACCACACCACACAAGATTTGTAAAGGAGAATATCGGCGAGCTTAGAAATGATGTCCGCCTGTTAAAGCAGTTCATGAAGGGCGTAGGAGTCTACTCGTCAGAGCAGAAGATCCAGGGGTTTGCAGGATATTTATGTGAGCTTTTAATAATACACTACAAGAGCTTTGAAAACGTGTTGAAAAGTGCAGCAAACTGGGAGTATGGGGAGTATATAGATATTAAAAAGAAGGGAAATAAATGTGACTTTAAAGATCCACTTATAGTAATAGATCCGGTAGACCCAAAAAGAAACGTTGCTTCTGCACTATCCCTTGATAGACTCTCAGAGTTCATACACTACTCGAGAATCTTCTTAGAATCACCTTCTGTTGAATACTTTAAGAAGAAGAAAAAACTTTTTGTAAAAAGATTCCCAGAATCAGAGGTCTATGTAATTATGTTTGAAGGCGAGATGCTTGATGATATAATCTACCCACAACTTAGAAAAAGTGCAAAATACATATCCACGATACTAGAAAAAAATGACTTTAAGCCACTTTCATATGGGCTTTTCAAAAAAGGAGAGTTCTCAGGGATAGTTTTCGAGATGGAAAAGTATCTACTCTCCCCAGTAGTAAAACACTACGGCCCAAAGGTATTTGACCGCGCCAACTATGATAGTTTTATCTCTAAGTACAAGGAGACCTTCATAGAAGGGGATAGAGTATATACCCTAAGGCCCAGGAACTTTTCTAACCCCCTCGGCCTCTTTCTAAATATCTTAAATGAAAAAGAAGGTATTGGGAAAAATATGAAATCTATGTCTTTCAAAATACTAAAGGATGAGCGAGCTTTGTCCTTCTTAATAGGCGAAGAGGCAGATATCTATATCTAACTTCTAATAAAGTATTTTCTAACCTCATCAACTATTAGTATTGTAAATGCTGAAGGGATTATAATTGCCCAGTCATTTAAGCTTAGAGGAACTGTGTGAAAGAACCCCTGTAGGAATGGCACATAGACTACAGCCACATGCAAAATGAATGATGCTGTAATTGCTAAGAGAAGATTCTTATTCTCAAAGAACTTAATTTTAAAGATAGACTGGTCAAATGACCTGCAGTTTAGGACGTTTACAAGCTGGTATATGACAAAGAGTGTAAAGGCCAGAGTCCTTGCGTGATCCAATTCGCCTCCAATACTTGTGAAAATGATGTATGTCCCAAGACCCATTGCTATCCCCCCTATAAACATGGAAAGGTATAGCGGGCTTGTTAGTATTGGAGAGTCTTTCTTTCTTGGTGGCTTCTCCATTAGCCCTTCATGGAAGGCTTCCATTGAAAGGGTAACTGCAGGTGGGCCATCCATTATTATATTGATCCATAATATCTGTACCGGCAGTAATGGCAAAGGTGCTCCAGTCATTATTGCAGTAAACATGAGAATGATAGCACCAATGTTAGTTGAGAGCTGGAATCTTAAGAATTTCCTGATATTATCATATATCCTTCTCCCTTCACGTATTGCAGTAACAATGGTATTGAAATTATCATCCATCAAGACCATGTTTGATGCTTCTCTTGCAACATCAGTTCCGATGAGCCCCATTGAAACGCCTATATCGGCCATTTTAAGAGCTGGGGCGTCATTTACCCCGTCGCCAGTTACTGCAACTACCTCACCCACTTCCTTTAGGGTTTCAACTATCTTCACCTTATGAAATGGGCTTGCCCTGTAGTAAACAACTACATCCTTTACAACGGCAGCAAACTTTTCTTTGGACATCTCATCAAGCTCTTTCCCAGAAAGAGTCATGCCTTCTTTGCCAAGTATACCCGCTTCTCTTGCAATAGAAAGACCAGTTTCCCTCTGATCCCCTGTAATCATGGCGACCTTAATCCCGGCTTTTTTACATAGAGCTATCGCATCTTTTACTTCAGGCCTTAATGGATCCTTAAAGAAGGCCATACCAACAAATATAATATCTTCCTCACTGTCCCCTTCCTTGTATCCAAGGGCAAGGGCCCTAAGACCTTGGGCAGCGTACTCTCTATTTTTAAGGATAATATCCTCCTTTTCTTTTTCAGAGAGCTGAGTTAACTTTCCATTGATAAGTGCATATTTTGAGCGTGAAATAATTATTCTTGGAGCTCCTTTGATGTAAGTTGTCTTCTTACCTTCTTCCTCAATAAGAACAGACATCATCATCTTTTCAGAATCAAAGGGATTCTCTTTTATTCTCTCAACTTTGTGATGGTGATAGTTTCTTTTCCTTGCAAATACTTTTAGTGCACCCTCTACAGGGTCACCAATTACTTCTAGTTTGTCTCCATCTGTCTTTATGTGGGCATTGTTACAGAGCTCTCCTATTTTGAAAAATAGTTCATGTTTTTTTGAATCGACTTTTTCAGGTTCTAAAAATTCGTTGTTGATTAAAGCAGCTACAACACTCATCCTATTTATTGTGAGTGTTCCTGTCTTATCGGTGCATATGAAAGTGGTAGTACCAA encodes the following:
- a CDS encoding response regulator, whose protein sequence is MTSILIVDDTADNVKLIRAMIKSVATEIDVAVDGEEALNKITNNDYDIVLLDIMLPKISGIDVLKRAREREIDVPIIVMTAYGSEELAVETLREGGDDYLINKPIRTEDLLEAINKALEKRKSKNIEEEFTNEDAYSMISEFENNLREFILEALKRKYGPSWWDRGIPNFIKSICLKRQNDAIVRKREVYPPLFYTDFSHYLPIILFKNNEKEIDNWKDVFEYYFVSIGWIKGRLIELTEIRNEIVHPKKITKRQFKKMKLYIDEINEYMDRPHD
- a CDS encoding gamma carbonic anhydrase family protein — translated: MINDELDIHPEAFVHEKAFINGKVKIGKNSSVWPFAALRGDIDRIELGEGSNVQDNAVVHTDNGKPAIIGNNVVIGHCAVVHGAFIGNNVLIGINATVLSGARVGNNCIIGAGAVVNENMEIPDNSIAVGVPAMVIKRADENTVERIKKNAESYVELSKKYKK
- the uppS gene encoding di-trans,poly-cis-decaprenylcistransferase is translated as MFFSSLSKNIPHFILGPAYRIYEKNLISEIKEERVPSHVGLIMDGNRRFAASKGLPSYFGHEMGMKKAEELLDWANEIGIKVVTLYAFSTENFKRDSEEVKYIMDMLERKFREAATNKKIIDNRVRVKAIGNISLLPENVKEAINEGEAATEKYDNMTLNICVAYGGRMEIIEAIKRILDSCNGGGVDPEEIDAKLLSENLFTKGLPDPDIIIRTGGEVRLSNFLLFQSAYAELFFLNVYFPLIRKIDFLRVIRDFQRRNRRFGR
- a CDS encoding TIGR00288 family NYN domain-containing protein produces the protein MGSISRKKRKADRMIGLLIDGPNILRKEFDINLEDIKKILEDMGDIRIGKVLLNQFAPHGLIEAIANQGFDAIVVTGDIDVRMGVEAMEIIYNENINTVAIATRDADFVPILAKAKEHGKETIVIGAEPGFSIALQNTSDFVIKMGKIPPEAVEEEEELMIEGEELEDSY
- a CDS encoding phosphoribosyltransferase, with translation MDILYLEWSKVDEAIWTMCDLIKKDYDFDVIVGISRGGLIPAVRISHIFDNKRLLLMEAKYYKDIGVRDEKPQITLTLKKEDVLGKKILLVDDVADTGVTLVAVKEYIEGLSPKEVRVAVVASKPISIVKPDYTVFNTDKWIIFPWEKMPVEKRK
- the thpR gene encoding RNA 2',3'-cyclic phosphodiesterase, which translates into the protein MGEDACGEEEMRSFISMDITSKELLDKIKSFQTNLKNSACPMKVVERENLHLTLKFLGEIGESSYKRIVESLSPSLSEFSSFEVNLKGTGFFPSISDLRVIWIGMDAPEIVYIQKDIDETLKTMGFKEDRKFVPHLTVSRVKSSLNKKSLLNVLDEYKDYEFGSQQITSINFKKSTLTPQGPIYETLKEFKLKSV
- the cca gene encoding CCA tRNA nucleotidyltransferase, yielding MFSDIKAHVLKEIVPSDIERKEVTSLATRIVEHLTQKISREKINARVEVVGSIAKDTWISKDRDLDIFIVFDKSIPLEELKKMGLILGKIELEGFTSETAYANHPYTINRFKEFKIDVVPCYDSIEIITAVDRTPHHTRFVKENIGELRNDVRLLKQFMKGVGVYSSEQKIQGFAGYLCELLIIHYKSFENVLKSAANWEYGEYIDIKKKGNKCDFKDPLIVIDPVDPKRNVASALSLDRLSEFIHYSRIFLESPSVEYFKKKKKLFVKRFPESEVYVIMFEGEMLDDIIYPQLRKSAKYISTILEKNDFKPLSYGLFKKGEFSGIVFEMEKYLLSPVVKHYGPKVFDRANYDSFISKYKETFIEGDRVYTLRPRNFSNPLGLFLNILNEKEGIGKNMKSMSFKILKDERALSFLIGEEADIYI
- a CDS encoding calcium-translocating P-type ATPase, PMCA-type encodes the protein MEDLELIDSIWTKDNIDTILKKLDTTKEGLSSKEAEDRIAKYGYNELPVTKKESNIKKFINQFKNNLIIVLLLAGILSVAIGNLKDSIVIFLVIAVNGVMGFLQEYKADKAIEVLKAMVQSKVVVIRDGLKKEILSRELVPGDIISIEDGDKLSATVRLIEAINLQIDESSLTGESFPVSKTVESKSEEGYPNTAFMGTVVTRGRGVGVVILTGKDSPIGKISSLISMEDRGSTPLEKSIDNLGKKLGALSVVISSLLFVSVLIRELLIPLPLRDALIESALTAISLAVATIPEGLPIVVLVTLAIGTQILAKNNAIVRKLAAVEALGTTTFICTDKTGTLTINRMSVVAALINNEFLEPEKVDSKKHELFFKIGELCNNAHIKTDGDKLEVIGDPVEGALKVFARKRNYHHHKVERIKENPFDSEKMMMSVLIEEEGKKTTYIKGAPRIIISRSKYALINGKLTQLSEKEKEDIILKNREYAAQGLRALALGYKEGDSEEDIIFVGMAFFKDPLRPEVKDAIALCKKAGIKVAMITGDQRETGLSIAREAGILGKEGMTLSGKELDEMSKEKFAAVVKDVVVYYRASPFHKVKIVETLKEVGEVVAVTGDGVNDAPALKMADIGVSMGLIGTDVAREASNMVLMDDNFNTIVTAIREGRRIYDNIRKFLRFQLSTNIGAIILMFTAIMTGAPLPLLPVQILWINIIMDGPPAVTLSMEAFHEGLMEKPPRKKDSPILTSPLYLSMFIGGIAMGLGTYIIFTSIGGELDHARTLAFTLFVIYQLVNVLNCRSFDQSIFKIKFFENKNLLLAITASFILHVAVVYVPFLQGFFHTVPLSLNDWAIIIPSAFTILIVDEVRKYFIRS